In Columba livia isolate bColLiv1 breed racing homer chromosome 6, bColLiv1.pat.W.v2, whole genome shotgun sequence, a single genomic region encodes these proteins:
- the HK1 gene encoding hexokinase-1 isoform X1 has product MIAAQLLAYYFTELKEDQVKKIDKYLYAMRLSDETLIDIMARFRREMKNGLSRDFNPTATVKMLPTFVRSIPDGSEKGDFIALDLGGSYFRILRVKVSHEKKQTVQMESEIYNTPEDIMHGSGTRLFDHVAECLGDFMEKQQIKDKKLPVGFTFSFPCRQSKLDEGILITWTKRFKASGVEGADVVRLLNKAIKKRGDYDADIMAVVNDTVGTMMTCGFDDQRCEVGLIIGTGTNACYMEEMRHIDLVEGDEGRMCINTEWGAFGDDGSLEDIRTEFDREIDRGSLNPGKQLFEKMVSGMYMGELVRLILVKMAKEGLLFEGRITPELLTKGKFETKHVSAIEKSKEGLNKAKEILTRLGVEPSHEDCIAVQHVCTIVSFRSANLVASTLGAILNQLRDNKGVGRLRTTVGVDGSLYKMHPQYARRLHKTTRRLVPDSEVRFLLSESGSGKGAAMVTAVAYRLAEQHRLIDETLAEFKLTHEQLLQVKKRMRAEMEAGLKKKTHETAKVKMLPTFVRSTPDGTENGDFLALDLGGTNFRVLLVKIRSGKRRTVEMHNKIYAIPIEVMQGTGEELFDHIVTCISDFLDYMGIKGARLPLGFTFSFPCKQTSLDAGILLNWTKGFKATDCEGEDVVYLLREGIKRREEFDLDVVAVVNDTVGTMMTCAYEDPNCEIGLIVGTGSNACYMEEMRNIEMVDGEQGRMCVNTEWGAFGDNGCLDDIRTIYDKAVDDYSLNAGKQRYEKMISGMYLGEIVRNILIDFTKRGFLFRGQISETLKTRHIFETKFLSQIESDRLALLQVRAILQQLGLNSTCDDSIIVKTVCGAVSRRAAQLCGAGMAAVVDKIRENRGLERLEITVGVDGTLYKLHPHFSRIMHQTVKDLAPNCDVTFLLSEDGSGKGAALITAVGCRLRDAEQN; this is encoded by the exons AGAAGGGAGATTTCATTGCGCTGGACCTTGGCGGTTCATATTTCCGAATTCTGCGGGTGAAGGTATCGCATGAGAAAAAGCAGACGGTGCAGATGGAAAGCGAAATTTATAACACGCCTGAAGATATCATGCACGGCAGCGGGACACGG ctttttGACCATGTTGCTGAATGCTTGGGAGACTTTATGGAGAAACAGCAAATCAAAGACAAGAAATTACCAGTGGGGTTTACGTTTTCATTCCCTTGTCGACAATCCAAGCTGGATGAG GGCATTCTAATAACCTGGACGAAACGCTTCAAAGCAAGTGGAGTGGAGGGAGCAGATGTTGTGAGGCTGCTGAACAAGGCCATCAAGAAACGTGGG GACTACGATGCAGATATCATGGCTGTTGTGAATGACACTGTCGGGACTATGATGACCTGTGGCTTTGATGACCAGCGTTGTGAAGTTGGCTTGATCATTG GCACCGGCACCAACGCCTGCTACATGGAGGAGATGCGGCACATCGACCTGGTGGAAGGGGACGAGGGCAGGATGTGCATTAACACGGAGTGGGGGGCCTTTGGAGATGATGGCTCCCTGGAAGACATCAGGACTGAGTTTGATCGAGAGATTGACCGTGGATCCCTTAATCCTGGGAAGCAGCT GTTTGAGAAGATGGTCAGTGGGATGTACATGGGGGAGCTGGTGAGGCTCATCCTGGTGAAGATGGCCAAGGAGGGCCTGCTTTTTGAGGGGAGAATCACCCCCGAGCTCCTCACCAAAGGGAAGTTTGAAACGAAGCACGTTTCCGCCATAGAGAA GAGCAAAGAAGGTTtgaacaaagccaaagaaatcctgACGCGCCTGGGGGTGGAGCCGTCCCACGAGGACTGCATCGCCGTCCAGCACGTCTGCACCATCGTGTCCTTCCGCTCGGCCAACCTGGTGGCCTCCACGCTGGGCGCCATCCTCAACCAGCTGCGCGATAACAAAGGGGTCGGCCGCCTCCGCACCACCGTGGGGGTCGATGGCTCCCTCTACAAGATGCACCCGCA GTACGCCCGGCGCTTGCACAAAACCACCCGGCGCCTGGTGCCCGACTCGGAGGTTCGGTTCCTGCTGTCGGAGAGCGGCAGTGGGAAGGGAGCGGCCATGGTGACGGCAGTGGCGTACCGGCTGGCGGAGCAGCACCGGCTCATCGACGAGACACTGGCCGAGTTCAAGCTCACCCacgagcagctgctgcaggtgaaGAAGAGGATGAGGGCAGAGATGGAAGCGGGGCTGAAGAAGAAGACTCACGAGACTGCCAAGGTGAAGATGCTGCCCACGTTCGTCCGCAGCACGCCGGACGGGACAG AGAACGGAGACTTCCTGGCACTCGACCTTGGAGGGACAAACTTCAGAGTTTTGCTGGTGAAAATCCGCAGCGGTAAGAGGAGAACGGTTGAGATGCACAACAAGATCTATGCCATCCCCATAGAGGTGATGCAGGGAACGGGAGAAGAG CTGTTTGATCACATCGTTACCTGCATTTCTGACTTCCTGGATTACATGGGCATAAAAGGCGCACGTCTTCCTCTCGGCTTCAcgttttccttcccttgcaagCAGACCAGTCTGGATGCC ggTATCCTTCTCAATTGGACAAAAGGCTTTAAAGCTACAGACTGCGAGGGAGAAGACGTGGTGTATTTACTTAGAGAAGGAATTAAAAGAAGAGag GAGTTTGACTTGGACGTGGTGGCCGTGGTGAACGATACGGTGGGCACAATGATGACTTGTGCTTATGAAGACCCAAACTGTGAAATCGGACTCATCGTGG gaacTGGCAGCAACGCCTGTTACATGGAGGAGATGAGGAACATAGAGATGGTGGATGGCGAGCAGGGGCGGATGTGCGTGAACACGGAGTGGGGAGCGTTCGGAGATAACGGATGCCTGGACGATATCAGGACGATTTATGACAAAGCGGTTGATGACTATTCACTAAATGCTGGAAAGCAAAG GTACGAGAAGATGATCAGCGGGATGTACCTGGGGGAAATAGTCCGCAACATTTTGATCGACTTCACCAAACGGGGGTTCCTGTTCAGAGGCCAGATTTCGGAGACACTGAAGACCCGACATATCTTTGAAACCAAGTTCCTTTCTCAGATCGAGAG TGACAGGCTGGCCTTGCTGCAGGTGCGAGCCAtcctccagcagctggggctcAACAGCACCTGCGACGACAGCATCATCGTCAAGACGGTGTGCGGCGCCGTGTCCAGGCGAGCGGCGCAGTTGTGCGGTGCTGGAATGGCTGCGGTTGTAGATAAAATTAGGGAGAACAGAGGATTAGAGCGCCTGGAGATAACGGTTGGTGTGGATGGGACTCTGTACAAACTGCACCCACA CTTTTCGAGGATTATGCACCAAACAGTCAAAGACCTGGCACCCAACTGCGACGTGACCTTCCTGCTGTCCGAGGACGGCAGCGGGAAGGGGGCCGCGCTCATCACGGCCGTGGGATGCAGGCTGCGCGATGCCGAGCAGAACTGA